A genome region from Pseudomonas sp. N3-W includes the following:
- the gspG gene encoding type II secretion system major pseudopilin GspG, whose product MKPALHNSARTQRGFTLIEIMVVVVIIGILGAIVVPQFMSRPDQAKVTAARTDIQAIATALEMYRLDNHNYPSTQQGLEALSKRPVGTPTAKNWSPQGYLKKLPVDPWGTPYQYLSPGVKAPGYDLYSFGSDGVEGGEGHAAEIGNWDN is encoded by the coding sequence ATGAAACCTGCCTTGCATAACTCCGCCCGCACCCAGCGCGGCTTTACCCTGATCGAAATCATGGTGGTCGTAGTGATCATCGGCATCCTGGGCGCAATCGTCGTGCCGCAGTTCATGAGCCGACCCGATCAAGCCAAGGTCACGGCCGCCAGGACCGATATCCAGGCCATCGCCACGGCACTGGAAATGTACCGCCTCGACAACCACAACTACCCCTCGACCCAGCAAGGTCTGGAAGCCCTGAGCAAACGTCCGGTCGGTACGCCAACGGCGAAAAACTGGAGCCCTCAGGGCTACCTGAAAAAACTCCCGGTCGACCCGTGGGGCACGCCTTATCAGTACCTCAGCCCAGGCGTAAAGGCGCCGGGGTATGACCTCTATTCATTCGGCTCCGACGGCGTCGAAGGTGGGGAAGGGCATGCGGCCGAAATCGGTAATTGGGACAACTGA
- the gspH gene encoding type II secretion system minor pseudopilin GspH, with product MKRNVRGFTLLEMLVVIVVISVVIGMVTLVAGENPARQARQQAQAVAQLLQASRESAVLEGREYGMRLDRDSYQMLRLERSRWQPLGAPNRLPEGLFMTLEQEGRPLSLSDQPGQPQIMVLSSDELSPFALSFASKTQRWLSVSSDGLGEPVIDEN from the coding sequence ATGAAACGCAACGTCCGGGGTTTCACCCTGCTGGAGATGCTGGTGGTGATCGTGGTGATCAGTGTGGTGATCGGCATGGTCACCCTGGTGGCCGGCGAAAACCCGGCGCGCCAGGCACGCCAGCAAGCCCAGGCCGTTGCCCAGTTGTTGCAGGCCTCAAGGGAAAGCGCGGTGCTGGAAGGCCGCGAGTACGGCATGCGGCTGGATCGCGACAGCTATCAGATGCTGCGCCTTGAGCGCTCCCGCTGGCAGCCACTCGGCGCGCCCAATCGCTTGCCCGAAGGGCTGTTCATGACACTTGAACAGGAAGGACGCCCATTGAGCCTGAGCGATCAGCCAGGGCAGCCACAGATTATGGTGCTCAGCAGCGATGAACTCAGCCCCTTTGCCTTGAGTTTCGCGAGCAAGACCCAGCGTTGGTTGAGTGTTTCCAGTGATGGTCTGGGCGAGCCGGTCATCGATGAAAACTGA
- the gspI gene encoding type II secretion system minor pseudopilin GspI, with product MKTERGFTLLEVMIALAIFATLAAAVLSASQYVLKQGAGLEERLFASWLADNQLSELSLQRNPSVGRQQFVVAFAQRDWALSQVIRTAEDPRLLEVEISVRPVGSDQIVNQSQRWLQARDE from the coding sequence ATGAAAACTGAGCGCGGATTTACCTTGCTGGAGGTGATGATCGCCCTCGCGATCTTCGCGACCCTGGCCGCCGCCGTACTGTCCGCCAGCCAATATGTCCTCAAGCAGGGCGCTGGCCTGGAAGAGCGGCTATTTGCTTCATGGCTGGCGGATAACCAGTTGAGCGAACTGAGTCTGCAGCGCAACCCGTCGGTTGGCCGGCAACAGTTCGTCGTCGCATTCGCCCAACGGGACTGGGCGCTGAGCCAGGTCATTCGAACGGCAGAGGATCCGCGTCTGCTTGAGGTCGAGATCAGCGTACGGCCCGTGGGCAGTGATCAGATCGTGAATCAGAGCCAGCGCTGGTTGCAGGCCCGAGATGAATAG
- the gspJ gene encoding type II secretion system minor pseudopilin GspJ produces the protein MNRQSGFTLIELLIAMAIFVVLGLACWRLFDGVANAERSSVAHQQALRSLMRAVAVIERDVLQVMERQPGRTILLEDGLLNFERGNWRNPLDQPRSELQEVSYTLERETLWRYSRAAGQTVMQRQKLLDGVTQVRWRLFDEKRGWRADWPLDTGKPMAAPQALELQFSLQRFGQIRRVFVLPQAVR, from the coding sequence ATGAATAGACAGTCTGGTTTCACCTTGATCGAGTTACTGATCGCCATGGCCATTTTCGTGGTGCTGGGGCTGGCATGCTGGCGCCTGTTCGACGGTGTCGCCAATGCCGAGCGCAGCAGCGTGGCCCATCAACAGGCCTTGCGCAGCCTGATGCGCGCCGTGGCGGTAATTGAGCGTGATGTGCTGCAGGTGATGGAGCGACAACCCGGACGGACGATTCTGCTCGAAGACGGCTTGCTGAATTTTGAACGAGGCAACTGGCGTAACCCGCTGGATCAGCCGCGCAGCGAGTTGCAGGAAGTCAGCTACACCCTCGAACGCGAGACGCTGTGGCGCTACAGCCGTGCTGCCGGACAAACAGTGATGCAACGCCAGAAGCTGCTCGATGGCGTGACCCAGGTGCGTTGGCGTCTGTTCGACGAAAAGCGTGGTTGGCGCGCTGATTGGCCCCTTGATACGGGTAAGCCGATGGCCGCTCCGCAGGCCCTGGAACTGCAATTCTCGCTGCAACGCTTTGGCCAGATTCGCCGCGTCTTTGTCCTGCCGCAGGCGGTGCGATGA
- the gspK gene encoding type II secretion system minor pseudopilin GspK: protein MKGRQQGVALITVLLVMSLALLLVGSLLRSHRLAVQSSAQQLHQMQLRQLGLSGETLARQYLQNPQWRESKSIHLGQEWGQRRGAFDIDGGRVQIRIEDLAGRFNLNQLLKAGQVDQITLGRWARLLQTLNLKAPDLTSLRPPDGPGVLADVSRLRLLPGVDAQWLARIKPWIALLPKDATLNVNTASTTVLAALEGMTPASAQALVAQRPEQGFSSVQAFTQAPAIEGLGVVSQGLGLSSRWFRVTVDVELGQRRLRLVSDFERTLNNGRLRLLQRSFVAPTESETAP from the coding sequence ATGAAAGGCCGTCAGCAAGGCGTGGCGTTGATCACGGTACTGCTGGTGATGAGCCTGGCACTGTTGCTGGTCGGCAGTTTGTTGCGCAGTCATCGTCTGGCGGTGCAGAGCAGCGCGCAGCAACTGCATCAGATGCAACTGCGTCAGTTGGGCCTGAGCGGTGAAACGCTGGCGCGACAGTATTTGCAGAACCCGCAGTGGCGCGAGTCCAAAAGCATTCACCTGGGACAAGAGTGGGGCCAGCGGCGCGGAGCTTTCGACATCGATGGCGGGCGGGTGCAGATTCGCATCGAAGACCTCGCCGGACGCTTCAATCTCAATCAATTGCTCAAGGCCGGCCAGGTCGACCAGATCACCCTCGGGCGCTGGGCGCGGCTGCTCCAGACGCTGAACCTCAAGGCCCCGGACCTGACCTCGTTGCGCCCGCCCGACGGTCCGGGGGTGTTGGCCGACGTGTCCCGGTTGCGGCTGCTTCCAGGCGTCGATGCGCAATGGCTGGCGCGCATAAAACCCTGGATTGCCTTGCTCCCCAAGGATGCCACGCTGAACGTCAACACCGCCTCGACCACCGTGCTCGCAGCCCTGGAAGGCATGACCCCCGCCAGTGCCCAGGCGTTGGTGGCGCAGCGTCCTGAGCAAGGCTTTTCCAGCGTTCAGGCGTTCACCCAGGCGCCCGCCATCGAAGGGCTGGGGGTGGTCAGCCAAGGGCTGGGACTGAGCAGTCGCTGGTTTCGCGTCACCGTGGATGTCGAGTTGGGTCAGCGCCGTCTGCGACTGGTCAGCGATTTTGAACGCACCCTGAATAATGGCCGGCTACGACTGCTGCAACGAAGTTTCGTAGCCCCGACTGAAAGTGAAACTGCCCCATGA
- the gspL gene encoding type II secretion system protein GspL, whose product MKTWLYLTAEGLPQPSSDWPCCFWRNDEVPQVMPLAQAATQLAGRNVVLILPMEACSWWLTDKWPTRRRPTAQALAYAIEDQLAQELDSVHVAAGRVDAAQRYPMLVIERQRLDALLHLLTSLGIEPASLHVDADLLPHDQPCGAWWFGRWIVGGALQARLALTDEARETLSDSLAAPLQWLNEPSTPLTALGNVLSKNARQAIDLRQGEYCQVQRRWPWRLVGTALIMTFLVAWGFTQARSHFLEQEAGRLYAHSLERFKAMYPEQTRIVDLAAQLRALQSGAGVSDATRLARLRSLAEQVIGGSSVEVQRIEYRAGEGWKVQLTANSFAELEQLRERGRQSQLPIKLGSASKDQNRVRAVLTLEEPS is encoded by the coding sequence ATGAAAACCTGGCTTTACCTGACCGCTGAAGGCTTGCCTCAGCCGTCGTCCGACTGGCCATGCTGTTTTTGGCGCAACGATGAAGTGCCGCAGGTCATGCCATTGGCGCAAGCCGCCACGCAACTGGCCGGGCGCAACGTCGTGCTGATTCTGCCGATGGAGGCTTGCAGTTGGTGGCTCACGGACAAATGGCCGACCCGCCGTCGGCCCACCGCCCAGGCGCTGGCGTATGCGATTGAAGATCAACTGGCCCAGGAACTGGACAGCGTGCACGTTGCCGCTGGACGCGTTGACGCTGCACAACGTTACCCGATGCTGGTGATCGAGCGGCAGCGGCTGGATGCGTTATTGCATCTGTTGACCTCCCTGGGTATCGAGCCGGCAAGCCTGCATGTCGATGCCGATTTGTTGCCCCACGATCAGCCCTGTGGCGCCTGGTGGTTCGGGCGCTGGATCGTCGGTGGCGCGCTGCAAGCTCGCCTGGCGCTGACCGATGAGGCCCGTGAAACATTGAGCGACAGCCTTGCTGCGCCGCTGCAATGGCTGAACGAGCCCTCCACGCCGTTGACGGCACTCGGCAACGTATTGAGCAAAAACGCCCGGCAGGCGATTGACCTGCGCCAGGGTGAGTATTGTCAGGTGCAGCGACGCTGGCCGTGGCGGCTCGTGGGCACAGCGCTGATCATGACGTTCTTGGTGGCATGGGGTTTTACCCAGGCGCGTAGCCACTTTCTTGAGCAAGAAGCCGGACGTCTTTATGCCCATAGCCTCGAGCGTTTCAAGGCCATGTACCCGGAGCAAACCCGCATCGTTGACCTTGCTGCACAACTGCGCGCCTTGCAGTCCGGCGCTGGCGTAAGTGACGCCACCCGCTTGGCACGTTTGCGCAGCCTCGCCGAGCAGGTTATCGGAGGCAGCAGTGTCGAGGTGCAACGCATCGAGTACCGCGCCGGGGAGGGCTGGAAAGTGCAACTGACGGCCAACAGTTTCGCCGAGCTTGAGCAACTGCGTGAACGCGGCAGGCAGAGCCAGTTGCCGATCAAACTCGGCAGCGCCAGCAAAGACCAGAATCGCGTTCGCGCGGTGTTGACCCTGGAGGAGCCGTCGTGA
- a CDS encoding type II secretion system protein M, with translation MKPYLKVPPILLEKWQQLPKRDRQMLIMLGIFLVGVLLFSGLWQPAQQRLAAAERLYQQRLGLAIEVQRALPTRQHSVVPTPLSSRLSDSALAQGLDLQQFEVDDSVLRITLRGNALTLLKWLENIEREGAVFESLSLEKSDRLLEARLVARAGQS, from the coding sequence ATGAAGCCTTATCTGAAAGTACCGCCGATTCTGCTGGAAAAATGGCAGCAGCTGCCCAAACGGGATCGGCAGATGCTGATCATGCTCGGCATTTTCCTGGTCGGCGTGCTGCTGTTCAGCGGGCTCTGGCAACCGGCGCAACAACGTCTGGCTGCCGCTGAACGCCTTTATCAGCAACGCTTGGGGCTGGCGATAGAGGTGCAGCGTGCGCTGCCTACCCGCCAGCACTCGGTGGTGCCCACACCGCTCTCCAGCCGCCTCAGCGACAGCGCACTGGCACAGGGACTGGACCTGCAACAGTTCGAGGTCGATGACAGCGTCTTGCGCATCACCCTGCGGGGCAATGCGCTGACATTGTTGAAGTGGTTGGAGAATATCGAGCGCGAAGGAGCTGTGTTTGAATCCTTGAGCCTTGAGAAGAGCGACCGGTTGTTGGAGGCGCGATTGGTGGCGCGAGCCGGTCAGTCCTGA
- a CDS encoding MFS transporter, producing MDDVVSELREIYIEKGTPMFMRTVLALFSGGFATFALLYCVQPMMPLLSHEYSINAAQSSLILSVATGMLAIGLLITGPISDRVGRKPVMVTALFAAALCTMASAMMPSWEGVLIMRALIGLSLSGLAAVAMTYLSEEIHPQHIGLAMGLYIGGNAIGGMSGRLITGVLIDFVSWHTAMLVIGGLALIAATVFWKILPESRNFRARSLHPRSLLDGFTMHFRDAGLPLLFIEAFVLMGAFVTLFNYIGYRLLAAPYNMDQAFVGLLSVVYLSGIYSSAKIGSLADKLGRRKVLWATIVLMLAGLALTMFTPLPLVIIGMLIFTFGFFGAHSVASSWIGRRALKAKGQASSLYLFSYYAGSSIAGTAGGVFWHMGGWNGIGLFIGGLLVVALVVALKLAKLPTLPGNAPA from the coding sequence CTGGACGATGTCGTTTCCGAACTCAGGGAAATCTACATCGAAAAAGGCACCCCCATGTTCATGCGCACGGTGCTGGCGCTGTTCTCCGGCGGCTTTGCGACCTTCGCCCTGCTGTACTGCGTGCAGCCGATGATGCCGCTGCTGTCCCACGAGTATTCGATCAATGCGGCCCAGAGCAGCCTGATCCTGTCGGTGGCCACGGGCATGCTCGCCATCGGTCTGCTGATCACCGGCCCGATCTCGGATCGTGTCGGGCGCAAACCGGTGATGGTGACTGCGTTGTTCGCGGCGGCCCTGTGCACCATGGCCAGTGCGATGATGCCGAGCTGGGAAGGCGTGTTGATCATGCGGGCGCTGATCGGTTTGTCGCTGAGCGGCCTGGCGGCGGTGGCCATGACCTACCTGAGCGAAGAGATTCACCCGCAGCACATCGGCCTGGCGATGGGGTTGTACATCGGCGGCAACGCGATTGGCGGGATGAGCGGGCGCCTGATTACCGGCGTGTTGATCGACTTCGTCAGCTGGCACACAGCGATGCTGGTGATAGGCGGCCTGGCGCTGATCGCAGCGACGGTGTTCTGGAAAATCCTGCCGGAATCGCGCAACTTCCGCGCCCGTTCGCTGCATCCGCGCAGCCTGCTGGACGGCTTCACCATGCACTTTCGCGACGCCGGCCTGCCGCTGCTGTTCATCGAAGCCTTTGTGCTGATGGGCGCGTTCGTCACGCTGTTCAACTACATCGGCTATCGCCTGCTGGCAGCGCCCTACAACATGGACCAGGCCTTCGTCGGCTTGCTGTCGGTGGTGTACCTGTCGGGCATCTACAGCTCGGCAAAAATCGGCTCGCTGGCCGACAAACTGGGCCGCCGCAAAGTGCTGTGGGCGACCATCGTGCTGATGCTCGCAGGCCTTGCCTTGACGATGTTCACGCCGCTGCCTCTGGTGATCATCGGCATGCTGATCTTCACCTTCGGTTTCTTCGGCGCGCACTCGGTGGCCAGTAGCTGGATCGGCCGTCGGGCACTCAAGGCCAAGGGCCAGGCGTCGTCGCTGTATCTGTTCAGCTATTACGCCGGGTCGAGCATTGCCGGTACGGCGGGCGGGGTGTTCTGGCACATGGGCGGCTGGAACGGGATCGGTCTGTTCATTGGCGGTTTGCTGGTGGTGGCGCTGGTGGTGGCGTTGAAACTGGCGAAGTTGCCAACCCTGCCTGGCAATGCGCCGGCCTGA
- a CDS encoding LysR family transcriptional regulator produces the protein MELRHLRYFIAVAEELHFGRAAQVLGISQPPLSQQIQALEAEVGARLFERTNRRVELSEAGRLFLQEARLVLAQVDKAADVARRAQLGELGELKIGFTSSAPFNSTIPQAIFSFRQRFPAVHLNLREMSSTQVADALVDESIEVGIMRPLGLPDSLSVVELMREPLVAVLSSKHPLVNGSEEGLFLSALALEPFVFFPRSYGSGLYAQLLSLARDAGFSPHFAQEAGEAMTIIGLVAAGLGVSVLPASYQRMRIDGVVYRPLLDPEAVSAVWLVQRKDQKSPMAKAFVELLTRKVEPLKA, from the coding sequence ATGGAATTGCGCCACCTGCGCTACTTCATCGCCGTCGCCGAAGAACTGCATTTTGGCCGCGCCGCCCAGGTACTGGGCATCTCGCAACCGCCGCTGAGCCAGCAGATTCAGGCGCTGGAAGCGGAGGTCGGCGCACGGTTGTTCGAGCGTACCAATCGTCGGGTCGAGCTGAGTGAGGCCGGTCGGTTGTTCCTGCAAGAGGCACGGCTGGTGCTGGCTCAGGTCGATAAAGCGGCGGATGTCGCCCGTCGTGCGCAACTCGGTGAGCTGGGTGAACTGAAGATCGGCTTCACCTCGTCGGCACCGTTCAACTCGACCATCCCCCAGGCAATTTTTTCCTTTCGCCAGCGGTTTCCGGCAGTGCACCTGAACCTGCGGGAAATGAGCAGCACGCAAGTGGCCGATGCGCTGGTGGATGAATCGATTGAAGTCGGCATCATGCGACCGCTGGGCTTGCCGGATTCGCTGAGCGTGGTGGAGCTGATGCGCGAACCGCTGGTGGCGGTACTCAGCTCCAAACACCCGCTGGTCAATGGCAGCGAAGAGGGCCTGTTTCTGTCGGCCCTTGCCCTCGAACCGTTCGTGTTTTTCCCACGCAGTTATGGCAGCGGTCTGTATGCGCAACTGCTCAGCCTGGCCCGCGATGCCGGTTTCAGCCCGCACTTTGCGCAAGAGGCCGGCGAGGCGATGACCATCATCGGGCTGGTGGCGGCGGGGCTGGGCGTGTCGGTGCTGCCGGCGTCTTATCAGCGAATGAGGATCGATGGCGTGGTGTATCGGCCATTGCTCGATCCGGAAGCGGTGTCGGCGGTGTGGCTGGTGCAGCGCAAGGATCAGAAGTCGCCGATGGCGAAGGCGTTTGTGGAGTTGTTGACCCGTAAAGTTGAACCGTTAAAAGCGTGA
- a CDS encoding excinuclease, which yields MQVKALFAVFAFSLLPSAAQATNLMYMPFETVLSDAIRAGRLDGSVKFYLAGNGPTANAQVLRYNVISDLRTNASNKSDRDACEWVLQSNLIKLQADAKRVGANAVINIVSYYDQHVRRDLNTYECRAGIYAARVALRGDLVREP from the coding sequence ATGCAAGTGAAAGCCCTGTTCGCCGTATTCGCCTTCAGCCTGCTGCCCAGCGCCGCCCAGGCGACCAACCTGATGTACATGCCATTCGAAACCGTTCTGTCCGACGCGATCCGCGCCGGGCGGCTGGATGGCAGTGTGAAGTTTTACCTGGCCGGCAACGGCCCGACCGCGAATGCGCAGGTGCTGCGTTACAACGTGATCAGTGATCTCAGGACCAACGCGTCCAACAAGAGCGATCGCGATGCCTGCGAGTGGGTGCTGCAATCGAACCTGATCAAGTTGCAGGCCGATGCCAAGCGCGTCGGGGCGAATGCGGTGATCAATATCGTCAGTTATTACGACCAGCATGTGCGCCGGGATCTGAATACTTATGAGTGTCGGGCGGGGATTTATGCGGCGCGGGTGGCGTTGAGGGGGGATCTGGTGCGGGAGCCGTAG
- a CDS encoding excinuclease has translation MHFKKLAAAALLICALPGVSQARDTAVYLPFDQAVASAIATGKIDGSVKFYLAGNKPTGNVTIVSPGAVTNKKTNAFNKSDQVACEWVAQSAIIALHQAAKSAGANAVTDIVSFYKSNERKDPKTYECHAGAIMAGVALKGDLAKVQ, from the coding sequence ATGCACTTCAAGAAACTCGCTGCCGCCGCTCTGCTGATCTGCGCCTTGCCCGGCGTCAGCCAGGCCCGTGACACGGCGGTGTACCTGCCTTTCGACCAGGCCGTCGCCTCCGCCATCGCCACCGGCAAAATCGATGGCAGCGTCAAGTTCTACCTGGCGGGCAACAAGCCGACCGGCAACGTCACCATCGTCAGCCCCGGTGCCGTGACCAACAAGAAAACCAACGCCTTCAACAAGTCCGACCAGGTGGCCTGCGAGTGGGTCGCACAATCGGCAATCATCGCCCTGCATCAGGCCGCGAAGAGCGCTGGCGCCAATGCAGTGACCGACATTGTCAGCTTCTACAAGAGCAATGAGCGCAAAGATCCGAAGACCTATGAATGCCACGCCGGGGCGATCATGGCCGGGGTTGCGTTGAAGGGGGATTTGGCGAAGGTGCAGTAA
- the queC gene encoding 7-cyano-7-deazaguanine synthase QueC, translated as MTKKAVIVFSGGQDSTTCLIHALPHYDEIHCITFDYGQRHRAEIEVAQRLAKELGVTAHKVLDTTLLNELAISSLTRDNIPVPTASSSGNGLPSTFVPGRNILFLTLASIYAYQVQAETVITGVCETDFSGYPDCRDEFVKALHNAIELGMDYKLRIETPLMWLNKAETWALAEYHGKLELIQHQTLTCYNGIKGSGCGDCDACNLRAKGLNEFLENKSVVMEGLKDKLKLK; from the coding sequence ATGACTAAAAAGGCAGTTATCGTTTTCAGCGGCGGGCAGGACTCCACCACCTGCTTGATCCATGCGTTGCCGCACTATGATGAGATCCACTGTATTACGTTCGATTACGGCCAGCGCCATCGGGCGGAAATCGAGGTGGCGCAGCGGCTTGCGAAAGAGCTGGGCGTGACGGCGCATAAGGTGCTGGACACTACGTTGTTGAATGAGCTGGCGATCAGCAGTTTGACACGCGACAACATTCCGGTACCCACCGCAAGTAGCTCTGGCAACGGCCTGCCAAGCACTTTCGTACCGGGTAGAAACATTCTGTTTTTAACCCTGGCGTCCATCTATGCCTATCAAGTTCAGGCCGAGACTGTCATCACGGGTGTCTGCGAAACAGATTTCTCTGGCTACCCTGATTGCCGGGATGAGTTTGTCAAAGCGCTACATAACGCCATTGAACTGGGCATGGACTATAAGCTGCGGATTGAAACGCCACTTATGTGGTTAAACAAGGCAGAAACCTGGGCCTTGGCCGAATACCACGGAAAACTCGAATTGATTCAGCACCAGACACTGACTTGCTATAACGGAATAAAAGGCAGTGGGTGCGGCGACTGTGACGCGTGCAATCTTCGAGCGAAAGGGCTGAATGAGTTTCTTGAGAACAAATCAGTAGTTATGGAGGGACTGAAAGATAAGCTGAAATTGAAATAG